In the genome of Drosophila pseudoobscura strain MV-25-SWS-2005 chromosome 3, UCI_Dpse_MV25, whole genome shotgun sequence, one region contains:
- the LOC6898430 gene encoding uncharacterized protein — protein sequence MASQIITGVRGLFTAAKGLFHVVHAMDQGSFDAEALAPSPEAEGKFVAHYKCNLAIQRGMYFALRMPDWASEFKKQTHDILATTLKHHVDLPKEKPNNASGSQKKLRGCFYEEQLHSPPEESKPIRSPKIKDDITCGKRVPV from the coding sequence ATGGCCTCTCAAATAATAACTGGGGTGCGTGGACTGTTTACCGCCGCCAAAGGACTGTTCCACGTCGTGCATGCCATGGACCAGGGATCATTCGATGCAGAGGCCCTCGCACCGTCACCGGAAGCCGAGGGGAAGTTTGTGGCCCACTACAAGTGCAACTTGGCCATTCAGCGGGGAATGTACTTCGCTCTCCGTATGCCCGACTGGGCCTCCGAGTTTAAGAAGCAAACCCACGACATTCTGGCCACAACACTGAAACATCACGTGGACCTGCCAAAGGAGAAGCCGAACAACGCTTCGGGCTCCCAGAAAAAGCTGCGGGGATGCTTCTATGAGGAGCAACTGCATTCCCCCCCCGAGGAGAGCAAGCCAATCCGATCGCCCAAGATCAAAGACGACATCACATGCGGCAAACGTGTGCCTGTCTAG
- the LOC117183684 gene encoding uncharacterized protein: MIIDLIVRAGVVYAVVVATKHFGVWGPSDETEELYNRTAEKIEPYAEQARRKLKICAPRPPPDGSWRFSGVHYYNQVVIAFFDVISAVPSFLQHWLEQVPGMLSFLVARIRKFYSDFMSKRSKNEVTTKKHIDERPLVQPIKPGAESKCKCGQPTDPGLVPNDGTQSSFCNDKECPKRKVPCKERFKDDFIYKPRMPKKPQCDCPKCRKRQEEGWADKKPKCPAVPSAESPPNPNQHCDPKPKKKCAICSAPHPFDTD; the protein is encoded by the coding sequence ATGATAATCGACTTGATTGTGCGGGCAGGCGTGGTTTATGCTGTGGTTGTGGCCACCAAACACTTCGGTGTATGGGGCCCGTCGGATGAAACGGAAGAGCTGTACAATAGAACCGCGGAGAAGATCGAACCGTATGCGGAGCAGGCACGTCGCAAGCTGAAAATATGTGCGCCACGTCCACCGCCCGACGGCAGCTGGAGGTTCTCTGGTGTACACTACTACAACCAGGTGGTGATTGCCTTCTTCGACGTTATCAGCGCCGTGCCCTCGTTTCTGCAGCATTGGCTGGAGCAGGTGCCTGGGATGTTGAGCTTCTTGGTCGCGCGCATTCGCAAGTTCTACAGCGACTTCATGTCCAAGAGATCGAAGAACGAAGTTACAACCAAGAAACATATCGACGAGAGACCGCTGGTGCAGCCGATTAAACCCGGCGCCGAATCGAAGTGCAAGTGTGGCCAGCCGACGGATCCGGGTCTGGTGCCCAACGACGGGACACAATCATCGTTCTGCAATGACAAGGAATGTCCCAAGAGAAAGGTTCCGTGCAAGGAGCGATTCAAGGATGATTTCATCTACAAGCCGCGAATGCCCAAGAAGCCGCAGTGCGATTGCCCCAAGTGCAGGAAACGACAGGAAGAGGGCTGGGCAGATAAGAAGCCCAAGTGCCCGGCAGTCCCGTCAGCCGAAAGCCCCCCCAATCCCAATCAGCATTGCGATCCAAAACCCAAGAAAAAGTGCGCAATCTGCTCTGCCCCGCACCCTTTTGATACCGACTAG
- the Dark gene encoding uncharacterized protein Dark — protein sequence MDTDVNQMHYHYKDILSVFLDPFIEDFDCKDVEDSLRSILTKREIDFIFASDQTDVRIYLLFWKLLEKPESIVKRFVEEVLNYRDGANYEFLMTPIKAEYLQPSPNTRLYVEQRDRLFNDNQVFSKYNVPRLKPFLDLTKALLELRPAKNVLVDGPLGAGKQWLVLDVCSSYKVQQKMDFKIFWLNVKNCNSPEADLEMLLTLLYQIDPSWSSRCDSGTWNIMQRIDSVKIELRRLLKSKPYENCLLVLRNVQSVRTWKAFNLGCKILLTTRYKCVTDYLSAATTKHVPLKDALTEHEAESLIVKYLHCRPEDLPREVLTTNPRSLSIIAESIRDGLATWENWKDVNCNKLTSIIESSLKVLEPVINRNMFDKLFIFPPSAHIPIDLLSLVWSDDKSDSDDPMVVVNKLHRYSLVEKQAHPSTISIPTIYLELKLRVTNAAALHRRIVDHYNITKAFDDDDDLTVPFLDGYFYCHIGHHLTNLEHSESVALFRKIFLDFRFLEQKIRYDKTAWNASGSILNTLQQLKFYSSYIIDNDPKFKRLVNALLDFLPKIEENLIRSKFTCLLRIALMDEEEAIYEEAHRQVQRFGDQVWFTEHGRFHQHRQIINLGENTVRHVLYLNNDFCLMALDSKQMLLTDVSLEAEDTYLLKDDNDSSDILKMAVFNNQKHLLTLHSNGSVKLWSLWAECFGRRHSSGSRQRVRPPHLSHLRKYAATRTYKQLVNGVAKRSMNSYQRAEQNIAAFYLNEEATVGDSKIQLHVAFSNGDVCICEWDDRDQVFKSSNTPTLETHPLRVRCFVQVLNRYYVICTADCTLTVWDLHNGSCDKPELSGYDVHNDPPLAIEVYNERSQHSTLLLIHRYSVWRLTFEPGDCQQPQVRLKSEPVQLPDMSFITCAKGSRDGRYLILGTSVGLIVYDIQLSSPVLRSNVSEHIECVDIYELCDPIYKYIVLCGAKGKRLLHVHTLRKVDSGITWVHNVDETKGMTRACLEPNVYLRPLLDMTRKRSQLLAIDSKERIHQIETTADPSARRRSSISSWSTITPTHAASKTRITAISANDDDHIFVGYMDGVIIDVNRDAVLPQQYITEPIDYLKQVNSQLLVASTHGPRKTVIFQLQPELPSLPVAGAAPVDWPLKLELDTKYSCLLGGKFLLLFSEHGVFQLDISNPLVLIKLENCDEPLMGFDLKNGLLFLAFGNNTIEVSRFSFNDTGLRNDVICRKRITEEQKISYLIASDDASLFALGFQNGIIELYSLAGSAIQLVYSIKEVHEQCITQLRFSPCKLLLISCGEQLCFWNVTHMRNNQIESQLAIRRSRRHKTHSVTQEDAVDAAPIVSDMSEPPPFVSHLHQPIRDTQPEVDLWRNKRGNVIRPELLACIKFVGNKASQFFTDAKFSQFYSIDDEGVYYHLQLLETNPHMPPSGSSMHLQMAERLASEMISDMQYANLSDIRIIDPTLTIGGVDDEGADVVGDLQPESSATSQAETPLVVDECSS from the exons ATGGACACTGATGTGAATCAGATGCATTACCATTATAAGGATATATTGTCGGTGTTTTTGGACCCCTTCATTGAGGACTTTGACTGCAAGGATGTGGAGGACTCACTGCGTTCGATACTAACCAAAAGGGAAATCGATTTCATCTTTGCATCGGATCAAACGGATGTTAGAATCTAccttttgttttggaaattgcTCGAGAAGCCAGAGAGCATCGTTAAAAGATTCGTCGAGGAGGTTCTCAACTATCGCGATGGGGCCAACTACGAATTCCTGATGACGCCCATCAAAGCCGAGTACCTACAGCCGAGCCCCAACACCAGGCTGTACGTAGAGCAGAGGGATCGTCTGTTCAATGACAATCAAGTGTTTTCCAAGTACAATGTGCCGCGCCTAAAACCG TTCCTCGACTTAACCAAGGCCCTGTTGGAGTTGAGGCCAGCCAAGAATGTCCTGGTCGATGGCCCCCTGGGCGCCGGCAAGCAATGGCTAGTGCTCGACGTTTGCTCCTCGTACAAAGTGCAGCAGAAGATGGACTTTAAGATATTCTGGCTGAACGTGAAGAACTGCAACAGCCCCGAGGCAGACCTCGAAATGCTGCTCACTCTGCTCTACCAGATCGATCCGAGTTGGAGCAGCCGATGTGACTCCGGCACCTGGAACATCATGCAGCGTATTGACAGCGTCAAAATCGAACTGCGGCGCCTGCTCAAGAGCAAGCCATACGAGAACTGCCTGCTGGTGCTGCGAAATGTGCAGAGCGTTCGCACCTGGAAGGCGTTCAATCTCGGCTGCAAGATACTCCTGACCACTCGCTACAAGTGCGTTACCGATTACCTGTCCGCGGCGACCACCAAGCATGTGCCGCTGAAGGATGCCCTCACCGAGCACGAGGCTGAGTCGCTAATTGTCAAGTATCTCCACTGCAGGCCAGAGGATCTGCCCAGGGAAGTGCTGACGACAAATCCACGCAGCCTGAGCATTATTGCCGAGAGTATACGCGACGGCCTGGCCACTTGGGAGAATTGGAAAGA TGTGAACTGCAATAAACTCACGAGCATTATCGAGAGCTCACTGAAGGTGCTGGAGCCGGTTATAAATAGGAATATGTTCGATAAGCTCTTCATATTCCCTCCGTCCGCCCACATACCAATCGAT CTCCTATCTCTGGTTTGGTCAGACGATAAATCAGATAGCGACGATCCGATGGTGGTGGTGAATAAGCTGCACCGGTACTCCTTAGTGGAAAAGCAGGCCCATCCGTCGACCATAAGTATACCCACGATATACTTGGAGTTAAAACTAAGGGTGACTAACGCTGCTGCACTCCACAGGAGAATCGTTGATCATTACAA CATCACAAAGGCTTtcgacgatgatgacgatctGACAGTGCCCTTCTTGGATGGCTATTTCTATTGCCATATCGGCCACCATCTGACCAATTTGGAGCACTCCGAGAGCGTGGCTCTGTTCCGCAAGATTTTCCTCGATTTTCGGTTTCTTGAACAAAAGATACGATACGACAAGACAGCGTGGAATGCCAGCGGATCGATACTCAACACTTTACAGCAGCTGAAATTCTACAGCTCCTACATTATTG ACAATGATCCAAAGTTTAAGCGCCTGGTGAATGCTTTGCTGGATTTCCTTCCAAAGATTGAGGAGAACCTTATACGGTCCAAGTTTACCTGCCTTCTGCGAATCGCTCTGatggacgaggaggaggccatTTACGAGGAGGCCCACCGACAAGTGCAGCGGTTCGGTGATCAAGTTTGGTTCACAGAGCA TGGTCGCTTTCACCAGCATCGGCAAATTATCAACCTCGGGGAGAATACGGTTCGACACGTCCTGTACCTGAACAATGACTTCTGCTTGATGGCCCTGGACAGCAAACAAATGCTGCTGACTGACGTTTCTCTGGAGGCGGAGGACACGTATCTGCTGAAGGATGACAACGACAGCAGCGACATCCTGAAAATGGCCGTGTTTAATAACCAGAAGCACTTGCTCACGCTTCACAGCAATGGCAGTGTGAAGCTCTGGTCGCTGTGGGCCGAATGCTTTGGGCGGCGTCACAGCAGCGGAAGTCGCCAGCGTGTGCGACCGCCACACCTTTCCCATTTGCGGAAATATGCGGCGACTCGTACGTACAAGCAGCTGGTCAATGGCGTCGCCAAGCGCTCAATGAATAGCTACCAGAGAGCGGAACAGAACATTGCAGCGTTCTACTTGAACGAGGAAGCAACCGTTGGAGACTCAAAGATTCAGCTGCATGTGGCCTTCAGCAACGGCGACGTTTGCATCTGTGAGTGGGATGACAGGGACCAAGTGTTTAAGTCCTCCAACACGCCCACCCTCGAGACGCATCCGCTTCGTGTGCGGTGTTTCGTTCAGGTGCTAAACCGCTACTATGTCATATGCACCGCTGACTGCACCCTCACCGTTTGGGATCTGCACAACGGTTCGTGCGACAAGCCAGAGCTCAGTGGCTACGATGTCCATAATGACCCACCGCTTGCGATTGAAGTCTACAATGAACGTAGCCAGCATTCGACCCTGCTGCTCATCCACAGGTACAGCGTGTGGCGGCTGACGTTCGAACCTGGCGACTGTCAACAGCCTCAAGTCCGGCTCAAGTCGGAGCCTGTGCAGCTGCCGGACATGAGCTTCATTACCTGCGCTAAGGGATCGCGAGATGGTCGCTATCTGATCCTGGGAACATCGGTTGGCCTCATTGTGTATGACATCCAGCTGTCCAGTCCCGTGCTGCGCAGCAATGTGAGCGAGCACATCGAATGCGTGGACATCTACGAGCTGTGCGATCCTATTTACAAGTACATAGTGCTTTGTGGTGCCAAAGGAAAGCGCCTCCTGCACGTACACACACTGCGAAAGGTGGATTCGGGTATTACGTGGGTCCACAATGTGGATGAGACAAAGGGCATGACACGGGCTTGCCTCGAGCCCAATGTCTATCTGCGCCCGCTCCTGGACATGACCAGAAAGCGGTCTCAACTGCTGGCCATCGACTCCAAGGAGCGTATCCATCAAATTGAGACCACCGCCGACCCAAGTGCTCGCCGCAGGTCCAGTATTTCGTCCTGGTCAACGATAACCCCCACGCATGCGGCCAGCAAGACGCGCATAACCGCAATATCCGCCAACGACGACGATCACATATTTGTCGGCTACATGGACGGGGTGATCATCGATGTAAACCGCGATGCGGTGCTGCCGCAACAGTATATTACGGAGCCCATCGACTACCTCAAGCAGGTCAACTCTCAGCTGTTGGTGGCATCTACGCACGGTCCACGCAAAACTGTGATATTCCAGCTACAACCAGAGCTGCCATCGCTGCCAGTGGCTGGAGCAGCGCCAGTGGATTGGCCGCTCAAGTTGGAGCTGGACACCAAATATTCCTGCCTTCTGGGTGGAAAGTTTCTGCTCTTGTTCTCCGAGCACGGAGTCTTT CAACTGGATATATCCAACCCTCTGGTACTCATCAAACTGGAAAACTGTGACGAACCACTTATGGGCTTCGACCTGAAGAACGGTCTGCTCTTTCTGGCCTTCGGGAACAACACCATTGAG GTCTCCCGATTCAGCTTCAACGACACGGGGCTAAGGAACGATGTCATCTGCAGGAAACGGATCACAGAGGAGCAGAAAATTAGTTACCTGATTGCCTCAGATGACGCTTCCCTGTTTGCACTGGGCTTCCAGAATGGCATTATCGAGCTCTACTCCCTGGCAGGATCTGCCATTCAGTTGGTTTACAGCATAAAGGAAGTGCACGAGCAGTGCATCACACAGCTACGGTTCTCGCCGTGCAAACTGTTGCTCATTAGCTGCGGGGAGCAGCTGTGCTTCTGGAACGTGACCCACATGCGGAACAACCAGATCGAGTCGCAGCTGGCCATAAGACGCAGCCGCCGGCACAAGACGCACAGTGTCACGCAGGAGGATGCTGTCGATGCGGCTCCCATTGTTTCGGACATGTCAGAGCCACCGCCATTTGTTAGCCATCTCCATCAACCCATTCGCGACACCCAGCCGGAAGTAGATCTGTGGCGGAACAAACGGGGCAATGTCATACGGCCGGAGCTGCTGGCTTGCATCAAGTTTGTGGGCAACAAGGCCAGCCAGTTCTTCACCGACGCCAAGTTCTCGCAGTTCTATTCGATAGACGACGAGGGCGTCTACTATCATTTGCAACTTCTGGAAACAAATCCCCACATGCCGCCGAGTGGGTCGTCGATGCATCTGCAAATGGCTGAACGGCTCGCAAGCGAGATGATCAGTGACATGCAGTATGCGAATCTGTCGGACATTCGAATAATTGACCCCACATTGACAATTGGGGGCGTTGATGACGAGGGAGCCGATGTCGTTGGGGATTTGCAGCCGGAGTCTAGCGCAACGAGCCAGGCAGAGACGCCGCTGGTTGTCGACGAATGCAGCTCATGA